In Rutidosis leptorrhynchoides isolate AG116_Rl617_1_P2 chromosome 6, CSIRO_AGI_Rlap_v1, whole genome shotgun sequence, the DNA window gtaggttgacgaaaaacctagaaaaagtcatcactaaaatcagcaggaaatccacggacttcagcatcaaacagggtcgccaagtggtcagacttatcctaaccatgagaggatctgtcttgtaaaatggggagggcaccgtgcaaattagctggataagactaatgaatcagatccccagaaaggataatctccttaaagattaaaaaatcagcttttaagcctgatattactcaatcctagagattgaccttaaagattgagaattcaaactcatggaattcaatgatatataaactcgagcttgaacgagaaaatattttgatcaaattataaatagatttgttttctgaaaacccattttcaatgcgttcattaccattgaatgtaaaatcctaggaattcaccgagaattcattaggtcatctgaaccaaatcgggtgtcaaccgtaagaacggtggttgcatagcatggtcaaagacaggaccttgtgccagaccgaaaaatcataagggtgagctttactattgctcctacaaaggatagtaattgcgtccgacacgttatagaccataattaaaagcatgtcaggggacattgccttaacagttgcttgttcaacgctttcctttacaaccggacggtagtttaccgaaaggtaatatacgggacaagtaaactggacgtgttgctttcctaatacaagtttagcaagtgggtgacacaaaaccgcaagttttgagctaaaattttcaaatctgaaacccaccaagcccacaaaaatattttgcaaacaccggtgaagggttatttcggaaaacttatctagggtaaaaactagatttaattttcaaaagatcaaatgttttcataaagatccaatttccttaatggatctaaatttttatagtcatgtgggactgtaaaccatatcgttactaccattgtttataccgccgtatagaagtcactgatgtacaaagtgtgaagaataaagaagtgattctagtatttcaagacgatattgcttgaggacaagcaacgctcaagtgtgggaatatttgataatgctaaaaacgaacatatatttcatagcattattcctcaagaaagacaagcttttagttgcaattgttctatttacaagtgatattcgtttaaataataaaaggcgaagacaaaagacagattcgacgaattgaagatgcaaacgaccaaaaagcccaaaagtacaaaagacaatcaaagaggttctaattattgataagaaacgtctcgaaattacaagagtacaagattcaaaacacaaagtacaaaatataaaattgtacgcaaggacgttcgaaaatctggaaccaggaccagagtcaactctcaacgctcgacgcaacggactaaaaattacaagtcaactatgcacatgaatataatataatatataaataattcttaaaaattatatatatattatattaatatttaaaatcgtcggcaaacaaagagccaaggatgaatgagctgtaaaaacgaactccgcgactcgcggagttcgaaggccaaatgtaccgcgagtcgcggagattacctggacgaaaattcctataaaagcaaacgaattctgatcattttgataatccataatctatctctctctcaatatatacgtaaatatatatatataatttatattttaattttaattttaattttaaatcctaataataagggtatgttagcgaatgttgtaagggtgtaagtcgaaattctgtccgtgtaacgctacgctatttttaatcattgtaagttatgttcaacctttttaatttaatgtctcgtaactaagttattattatgcttatttaatccgaagtaatcatgatgttgggctaattactaaaattgggtaattgggctttgtaccataattggggtttggacaaaagaacgacacttgtggaaattagactatgggctattaatgggctttatatttatttaactaaatgatagtttgttaatgttaatataaagatttacaattgggcgtccctataaataaccatttacactcgatcggacacgatgggcggggtattaatatgtacaaataatcgttcatttaaccggacacgggaatggattaatagccactagaattattaaaacaggggtgaatttatgtacaaggacaattggcataattgataacaaagtattaaaaccttgggttacactcagtcgatatcctggtgtaattattaaacaaagtattaaaatcttgttacagtttaagtctccaattagttggaatatttaacttcgggtataaggataacttgatgaggacactcgcactttatatttatgactgatggactgttatggacaaaaaccagacggacatattaaataatccaggacaaaggaaaattaacccatgggcataaaactaaaatcaacaagtcaaacatcatggttacggaagtttaaataagcataattcttttatttcatatttaatttcctttattttatatttaattgcacttctaattatcgcatttttattgttattgtatttaattgcacttttaattatcgtactttttaattatcgcaagtttattttatcgcacttttattattcgcaatttcattatcgttatttactttacgctttaaattaagtcttgtatttatttattattttacatttggttttaactgcgactaaagttttaaaatcgacaaaccggtcattaaacggtaaaaacccccctttataataataatattacttatatatatatatttgtatttttataaaagtaaactaatatagcgttaagctttgtttaaagattttccctgtggaacgaaccggacttactaaaaactacactactgtaggattaggtacactgcctataagtgttgtagcaaggtttaagtatatccattctctaaataaataaatatcttgtgtaaaattgtatcgtatttaatagtatttcctgctaaaatataaagctattttatatacacctcgcataactatcactcatatgcgcttttcggtgctacatagatatttctcattatctgttatcatttactgataatcatatccattatatatatatatatatatatatatatatatatatatatatatatatatatatatatatatatatatatatatatatatatatatatatatcagagaaactcaattaatttctctttgattttgagaaaacaaggcattgtttatcagaaaatttttaccatttggtaatatgaatttttgcctttttcgttccttatatcaagtttgcaagacctgatatagtatttataattccttcatttgatttaaatcaatgaaatatttcttagatttaatcttagtgtgtatgttaccattatctgcaaacaagttacaatctgagaaAGAACCGCATTAGAAAGCGACTCAACAATCGTACTAGTAACCTAGTAGCAATAGTCATGATAAGCCCAATTAATCATCATAAAACTGGACTccacataatttatttattttattaatattattttttattattattttttttttgcataaaataatatatatcaaatataaggTAACATTTCAAATATTAAATTACCATGTAAATCGATCTAATATATCAAAGGTCTGTGAATTATATTCACTTGAAAGATATGCATATTAAGTATACAACTAATTTATGTACAGATCAAATATATTTCTAATCTTAAAAGATCATGATGATTATCAATTATgcattaaatattaaaataatccAACATGCAATTtatcgtgatttaaaaaaaaatcaaattgcaTCAGTGTATAGCACAAATAATCATGTATATGGCGAGAGTTTAAAAGAGTACACCGATCACAAAATAATATGCTAATCTAATCCACTAACTTATTAATCAAttagattaataatagcataggtcatgatataacaaattaatataaccactttttccaagtttcatgttagaccaattaaaaacttacaaggtagcaaccataaccatgtagcatatataatcacaatatatacatatatacatatataagtataaaatTACTTGATGCATACATCAAATACACCAAGTATACTTTGTCTTAAAAAATCATGATTATGATTCATCAATATTCATTCCATAAATAGAATATTCCTAGTCAATACAAAACGTAAATCAATGATTATATTCATCATGCATAAGACTCAAAAATAGTTATTCTATCCGAAGATAACTAGACACAAATATGTTCTATAACATGCTCATATGTAGTCGGTTTATACAATCATACAAGTTAAAACAGTATACCACAATATGATAACATGAGAGTAGCAGATCATAgtattgcaatatatatatatatatatatatatatatatatatatatatatatatatatatatatatatatatatatatatatatatatatatatatatatatatatatatatatatatatatatatatatatatatatatatatatttatttatttaattttttcttcTTTTTGGAATAAAATAATATTCACAACTATTTAATTACTTCATATATCTAATGTGTTAATAACTCAAACGAGAAATATCCAGTTTAcgactacatatatattataataataaaatatattcaacAACTTAGGTAGAGTTTTGGTATACACAACTTTTGATTTCATAACCTGCTTCAtattatcaaataaaatataaatcaTATTGTACCAATTTTATAGGCTGACTAATCGTTTACATATtcagttaacaaaaaaaaaaagaatatattCGGAACTTATGTtcctttcttattttaacttttaagatttacttttaataaaaatacaaactactttttctattttaacttttaagatttacttttaataaaaatacaaactactttttcttattttaacttttaagatttacttttaataaaaatacaaactacttttttattttaacttttaagatttactttaataaaaatacaaactacttttcttattttaacttttaagatttacttttaataaaaatacaaactactttttcttattttaacttttaagatttacttttaataaaaatacaaactacattttcttattttaacttttaagattataaatttaagaataaacattagtatgcatgaaataaataatgattaattgcataagtaatcataaatgttagataacatataaagaccccatcgtattcgtattgatcggaattaatctcgacccatggtaccgtgttgtcaaatgacgtgttgcgtacataaagtaccgtgttgtcaaatgacgtgttgcgtacaatcatgaggtcttattaacataaatataaatgttagtgaagttaataagagttagattacagaaaatataattcaggcggtataaccgaccatatataacttaaataacataaatataaatgttagtgaagttaataaaagttagattacagaaatataattcagacggtataaccgaccatatataacttaaataacataaatataaatgttagtgaagttaataaaagttagatgatttcttaccttgattagtgacgtgtgcttgcttagataaaccttgattatacggagcacttcgtgctgataacgtgttataattttgtaggcttataactacctttagtggcctagttcttgactgtagactactaataagtatatagagagaatatgagagaatatgagagaatatatttagtgtgtgttttataaactcataacacatatttatactcaaaaaatctactatacaatatctataataataataaaattaacatcaaatttaacttttataacaattAACTTGTTTTTGTTTTTTATTAAATGATAAAAGTATATAAAACGTTAAATCAAACAGGTAGATACCGTTTTGATTATTTGAGGATTGCGAGTAACCAGATGATACATACAAAAACATTTAAAACTAGTAACAAAAAAGTAAGAAAAAGATTCCAAACACATATTAATTAAGTAGCATGGCATGAAGAAAACAAAGTTATAAAGCTAGCACATAAAGTTAAAAAGCAATCCATAGCTTAATGATGTTCTTCATCTCTTGAAAGAGCAAAATAggttttgacaatgaagaaattttcGTAAATGAACCCAGCTAGCCCACCTCCAATAAGTGGCCCAACCCAATAAACCCAATGATCAGTCCAAACTCCAGCTACTAAAGCAGGCCCAAAAGACCTTGCAGGGTTCATTGAAGCACCGGAGAAAGGGCCTGCAGCCATGATATTAGCACCAACAACAAGCCCAGTTAGAAGTGGGCCAAGCCCATCAAGACAACCTTTTTTAGGGTCCACTAAAGTAGCGTAAACTGTGAAGAGCAACGAGAATGTCAACACTATCTCCATTATAACACCTTGTAGAGAATCCATCCCAACTGCAAGTGTATGCACTGGTGTAGCCTGAAAATTACCAAACACATATAACATTGCATAAGTTTTTCATTGCAGATTGtataattaacaaaaaaaaaataactcaATAATGCTACCTTGTTTTTTAAAAGTTAAAACAAGAGAAAAAACTCGTGCTTGGTTTTGAAACTTATAAAAAATAAAGAAATGAGAAAGGAAAGGGAAAAAAATAGTGAAAAACGTAGTAAAGAAAATAACGGGAAAAAGATTTCAAAAAATAATAATGACAAATTACCATAATCTATGATCAAAACTTAATGGGTTCCCGAAATTTTTTTCTATTACAAATTATGCTTGAAGGGTATTTTAGTGGTCGTTTACCTTCAAAAATCTATAAATCCTGAATATATATGGGGTCCTatacttaaatttagtggtgtacTAAACAATTTGAAGGGtagattattaataaaaaaaaaatcaaacatgtggggtcataggaccccataGCCTCTAAGGTAGGCTCGCCCCTGATTACCATTCTACCCGAGGTTGTGGTTAATTACGAGTCTACCAGTGTCAACCGTGACATGGAAATTAGTACTacgtatatttttaatatttaatataaaagttTACCAATCCACCAGTGAGATAACTTAGAAGAGCACAAGCAGCAACAGAAGCAAGCAACTGATCAATCCAATAAAGAAGGGATCGAACAACTGTAATATGACCACCAACACATAGCCCAAGTGTGACTGCCGGATTCAAATGACCACCGGAGATTCTTAAACCAGCAGATATCATCACAGCCACAACAAATGCATGAGCCATTGCAACGAACAATAGCCCAACCACCTCATTTCCAGCCAATTTTTCTAAAAAATTCAAAAATGTAATCAGACAAAAATATTAATACGATCTTATATAACCAGGGGTGGATCTATTAAATGTCAATTTGAGTCAGCCGCCCATGGCGACCAAAATATTTTTTAGTGTATTTATATGTTAAAGTTCGATTCTTAATGTATTTATATGTTAAAAGTTGACATTTTGTTTAATAATTCGTCTAAGGAAATGATTGGGTGAGTGGGTTCCAACATCGAGTTCGGACCCGTGACAAccgttgttaaaaaaaaaaaaaaagggccggACATTTTACCCACATTTACTTGTTTTTTtcaaatttttaatattttgcacacATCGAAAATATATTTGAATCCGCCAATGTCATTGTAACCAAACATGTTGAATTCATGATCAACATGTACAATTTTATAATTAGAGTCACCGGCGAGTCTAAAGCTTATGGTGTAAGGTCGTATGAGCCCACTAGTGTGAAAATTTTTAACAATAGGACCTTATATATTACGTATCAAAATTTAAGATTTTTAATAAGGTAAACAATCATTAAAAtactatttaaatattaataaaatcTTTTGAAAACACAAGGCGTAAAACACTCTCGTCTTTTGAAAACCCAACACCAAATTTTACATTTATATGAACCACTGTCTTTTTTCACTTTAATTTGAATTTCACTTCAACCCACCATAGCtaaccaccacacaccaccacctTGCCGCCTGTATTTCTTCTTCTCCATTTTAATTCTTCTTTCAATTCTTCAATATTTTTACCCCAGCAACCACCATTTCCATTTTCAGCCACAAGGTGAACTTTTCTCCTCTCTGCCTGCCGTCCCCATATTCATCCGGCAATTTCAACCACTCCGGTCTGCACCATCTTTTCCGGCCAGTCTCCTGGCTGATGATGGTATGACCCATATGTCGAAGCCTAATGGCTTTTCGTCTTCAGCGTCGTGTGATCCTCGAGTTACttcgtttttgatttttaatttccCGGAATCATGGACTCGGGTTGATTGTCGGAAAGTCTACGAGAAGTATGGTGCTCTTATAGATGTATATTTCGCTCGGAAGAGATTGTCGAGTGGACAACGATTTGGTTATGTTCGTTTTCAAGGTATTACCGAGATCGATTCTTTTTCCAAGGTCTTGAATTCCATCCAAATAAATGGAAGATGGATCCGTGCCTATAAGGCTTTGGAGAAGAACAGTGAAGGGGTAgaatttcaacattacagatttcGTGAAAAGAAAAATGACGACCTTCCCCCCTGCAGAAATCAAGAACCCATCCCGAACATTGATGGATTAGAAGATTTTCCTCCGGCTCCTTGGAACCGGGGCCAATCTAACCCAGTTAAATGGGGGAACACAAACACTACTGCCTCATCTGCAAATCTCGACTCCAAGTCGTTTAAATGGCCTGCAACTAATCGTATTGAAATTAAGATTGGAGGTAAAAACTTCGAGTTTAACCTACCTGAGTCGGTGAGAAATCACAACCTCGTTTTTAGTTTCAACAATGATCGTGTTTCATGGACGTTGATCAATGTCAATGATTCTCCGGTAATGGCTAATTGTGGGAACGTCTCGAAGGAACCCCACGGCATCCCTAGCGTGGGAGATTCGAATTCGTCGGGTACGGGGGAAAAGGTTGATTTTCAATCGATGACGGACCAAAACTCTAATGTGACGGCGACGTGTGTAGGAAATAATTTTAAATCAAGCGAAGATGTATCAATTGTGCAAGTTGAAGATGGTGTTGGGTCACCAGAAATCGTGGCTGACCTTGAAGAAGGGGAATTCATTCCTTCTCCGTCAGACGGTTTTTCGGATTCTGTCTCCTCACCGGATCTAGTGTCCAACGTTTTTCCGGTGACAGGTGATGATCGGGTTTCGAGgaaagagaaagagaaagataTCGAGATTAGCAATAGTGTTGCAGGTATCAAGAACTCGCGTGAAGTTGGGTGTACCAAGGAACCAGTGGATAATTCGGTTGCCCCAATGCAGTTTCAAAATCAAATTGGTGTTGGGCCTGAACATGAGCTTAATGGGCCAATTCAGTTTAATGAGTCTAAGGTGGGATGTAATTCAAACGGACTAGTCCCTCCTCCAGCAGTGAATGGAAACGTTTCGGGTGAGAAGATTTATGTCGACTCAAACGAGGTTATCGCCTGTCAATCATCCACTGCTGTAGCTCGTTTTCGTGGCAAGAGGAAAAAAGTCCATCCCCTAATTaaaagtcatttcattaaacatgtGTGGAAAATGAGTAACATGAAGCGTTGTCAACGTCGGGAAAACTTTCGATGGCAAGATCGATTTTTCATAGATAATGTGATGAAAAATTCGATAGAGGACGAGGATGATGATGATTGCTGCTCTTGTTGTTCTTCATGTGCGTCCTCGGAGTCGGATACTTAGTTGCCCGACCTGTCGTGGTGTGCGTCATTTTTTGTCCTCGCGTTTTTGTGTTTTATTATTTATGTCAGTCCGTTTTGTTGTGAGTTTTTAGTTGGGTGTAGTCGTGGATGTAGTTTCGTGCTTTTTGcttctagctccttgctagttcATTTCGTGTAATTtttcataattaataaaattaacttgcctttcaaaaaaaaaaaaaaaactatttaaaTATAatcaactttaaaaaaaaaaaaaaatgaagtcccATTGAATTTTCTTTCTCCATTTGCGAGTGATTAGACTTTAGAGTAGAGTAGAAATTAACAAATTTAAGACGCCCAGCTAGTAATTACTTaattatatagagtttcattctaATAAACGACGGTAGATTAAGTTACAAACACTTTATGCATGCCGTAGGAATTTTTATGAAGATGATAGACTGATAGTTATATAAAGTAAAAGACGCTTCACTTATCACTTACAAACATTATATGGACGTAATATATCCCTTGaagttataattaattaattagaaaTATCTTATACTCCGTAATAATGAAAGTTTTCCTTCATTTAAATATGATTTTTTAGAAAACACGGTTCAAATTAGTTATAGAATGGAatacaataacttttgttatgaaCATTTATGTAACACACAAACTTggactaatattttttttttttttttgaaaaacatgcAAAGTTTCTTGTAGCATTAGATGAAGAGAATGTTGAAACTAACCAGTGGTCATGGCGGATCCAACACCGGCAAAAATGAAGAGGAAAGTGACGATAAACTCGACAACGAGGGCTTGGATGCAGTCGGCCTTGGTGACCTCATCAAACGAGCCTATCGCGATCTTAGCCATTGTAGTAGATCTAATTACTAAAACCTTGTTTCTATGAAACTATATGTATTGAATCACAAGTTGATATGATATGATCCAACTGATTTATAGGCAAAAATAGAActgtatgtaaaaattaatttaattaGTTCATTATAATTATTGTGTGATGAATTTAGTAagaaataagaataagaataagaataagaatattgTAGTGGAGAGTAGTTTGAGTTGGCACATCGTGTTACTATAATGGTTTGGTCACATGGCGGGCCCATTGGTTATTGTTCATCCATTGACTTCAAACAATTATTTCGTTTTATATACTTTATATTTAGAATCGTAATCATAATATTAAATACATGCGTACTGCATGTGTTTGGATCATGGTTGCAAAAATCGGGAGAACTCGGAATTTCATTCCTGGcgagaactcgttttgaaatcggtcAAAAAATCGATCAACgaccaaaaatcggtcaaatcttcaaaaaatcggtcaaatctcggaaaaatcgGTCAATTCCCGGAAAAATCGGTCAATTCCCGGAAAAATCGGCCAAATCTcaaaaaaatcggtcaaatctcggtaaaatcggtcaaatctcgaaaAAAACTCGATAAAAtcccaaaagtcaacgaaagtcaaccgccgataactccccgagttctccgagTTCTCGTTTTGGAGTCCCTGCCGAGAACTCCCCGAGAACCGATTTCTGCAACCTTGGTTTGGATATAATTAGAGGAAAGTAACGTTTTCTTTCGTCAACGTCGAAAACAAAATTTTATAAACAATAATAAGTGATGAGTATTTGAATTCGAATAGTAAGTATAAGATACTCCGTGTTATTCAATGAATACGTCTTTTGTAACTCCAAAACATTATTAAAAAATTACACTTTGCTAACGAGTAGCTAGCGAGGTGTTGGCGATTAATTGGATCTTAGAACAAACGTAGACTCACTTTAGAGGCGGAAATTACTAGATAAATCTTTTAATCGAATAAACTTTGACTCTTGAGATCGAATGaatcaaacctaaacctaaggaaTAGATTAAATCGATGTCTTGAAGTTGTTATACGTGTTGGGTATGATTTGGGACGCTAGCAAACGATAACTCAGGGCTAGGGTTAGTATAGTGTaaggatcgcatagcccaaacacattGTCCAGCAATACAAACCCAAGAGTCCACCATTTtttaaaatcaattggtgatagagggatttctctttagacttatatacatacatttgttttgtccgatgaccgatgtgggactttggtttgcaccctaacaaacctcccctcaaactcaAGTCCATTTGGGCCTCCCCTCCTATGATAGTCCGGATCCAACCTTTACCGCCGCCTCTGGAAGCTTCCAGGATCAACTCATCGTGCTAGGGACCCCTCGAACGATAGTTGGGTCCACTCATCGCTGTACATAACCGAGGGTGCGCCACTTCGCTGCGTGCGATCGAGATGCGATGCGCCGTCTACCACATCGGGACTataacctagctctgataccagttgtaaggattgtatagcccaaacacaatgtcctgcaatacaaGCCCAAGAGTTCatcattttctaaaaccaatttgtcacacccccaaattagggcctagggtatttgtgactaattatatcaaatcacagttgtataaacgagaacgactctatatgagacgttttgaataaaacatttattaataaaacagcggaagcattaaaagttttacatcaaatttaaactgaaataataataatagtcttaatgcaaagtaaatgtaatgaaatgaagactccatgtagcagcattcaattcatcaggtagcaatcatggcaatcatcttattcgtcacctgagacaaaacatgcttaaagtgtcaaccaaaaaggttggtgagttcattagtttatcaaaatcaatcatttccgttataataataggccacaagatttcagtttcataaatatccgtacactagcaagtgtataaaagcattctataagttgtaggcacccggtaacaagccttaacgttcatgttttaccctctgaagtacaccagatcaggtgtgtttaaaataacctcgaagtactaaagcatcccatagtcaggatgaggtttgtcagacccaatagatctatctttaggattcgcgcctaccgtacatagacaagtagtttaatgttaccaagctaagggtatatttctggtttaaacccacatagaattagttttagtacttgtgcctatttcgtaaaacatttataaatcagcgcatgtattctcagcccaaaaatatatataaaaagggagcaaatgaaactcaccttaaatagcagttgaagtattccacgcaagaaaggaaagtaaagcaagtaagtgaccgagatatcaactagaagtagttctttaagagagaaatgagagattaaggtgtaagtttgaaatgagaaatgtatgtggtatttatagttgaaaatgttaggtaaaaaaaaattaaaataaaataagtaaatcttaaaagttaaaataagaaaaattattttgtatttttattaaaagtaaatctttaaagttaaaataagaaaaagtagtttgtatttttattaaaagtaaaatcttaaaagttaaaataagaaaaagtagtttgtatttttattaaaagtaaaatcttaaaagttaaaataagaaaaaatattttgtatttttattaaaagtaaaatcataaaagttaaaataagaaaaagtagtttgtatttttattaaaagtaaaatcttaaaagttaaaataagaaaaagtattttgtatttttattaaaagtaaatcttaaaagttaaaataagaaaaagtagtttgtatttttattaaaagtaaaatcataaaagttaaaataagaaaaagtagtttgtatttttattaaaagtaaaatcttaaaagt includes these proteins:
- the LOC139856064 gene encoding aquaporin TIP4-1, which gives rise to MAKIAIGSFDEVTKADCIQALVVEFIVTFLFIFAGVGSAMTTEKLAGNEVVGLLFVAMAHAFVVAVMISAGLRISGGHLNPAVTLGLCVGGHITVVRSLLYWIDQLLASVAACALLSYLTGGLATPVHTLAVGMDSLQGVIMEIVLTFSLLFTVYATLVDPKKGCLDGLGPLLTGLVVGANIMAAGPFSGASMNPARSFGPALVAGVWTDHWVYWVGPLIGGGLAGFIYENFFIVKTYFALSRDEEHH